A single window of Funiculus sociatus GB2-C1 DNA harbors:
- the menA gene encoding 2-carboxy-1,4-naphthoquinone phytyltransferase translates to MTTSFIEQPNSKLWMAAIKPPMYSVAIIPVWVGTAVAFAKTQMFHVGIFSTFLISAISLIAWINCSNDVFDSETGIDINKAHSLVNLTGNKSLIFWISNLFLGLGILGILAIALWQQDLTVIGLILLSCALAYSYQGPPFRLGYQGLGEIICFICFGPLVVSAVYYSQAGAWSMTSLAASIIVGIATSLILFCSHFHQAVDDLAAGKRSPIVRLGTKTGSQLLPWFCGSIYALTGIFVVSQIFPVWTLLVLATLPLAWKLCTHVQQNHDQPEKVSNCKFIAVTLHFWSGLLLGLGFVLPF, encoded by the coding sequence ATGACTACAAGTTTCATAGAACAGCCAAATAGTAAGTTGTGGATGGCGGCAATTAAGCCACCCATGTACAGCGTTGCCATTATTCCAGTTTGGGTGGGGACAGCTGTTGCTTTTGCTAAAACTCAAATGTTTCATGTAGGAATATTTTCTACGTTTTTAATATCAGCAATTTCACTTATTGCCTGGATTAATTGCAGTAATGATGTGTTTGATTCGGAGACGGGTATTGATATAAACAAAGCCCACTCATTGGTAAATTTGACAGGTAACAAATCCTTGATTTTTTGGATTTCAAATCTGTTTTTAGGGTTGGGTATACTAGGAATCCTAGCGATCGCATTATGGCAACAAGACCTCACAGTAATCGGGTTGATACTCCTGAGTTGTGCATTGGCATACAGCTATCAAGGGCCTCCCTTTCGCTTAGGCTACCAGGGTTTGGGGGAAATTATCTGCTTTATTTGCTTTGGCCCTCTGGTAGTCTCGGCGGTTTATTATAGTCAAGCAGGTGCTTGGTCAATGACCAGCCTCGCCGCATCTATCATTGTAGGGATTGCCACAAGTTTAATTTTGTTTTGCTCCCATTTCCACCAGGCAGTTGACGATTTGGCAGCCGGAAAGCGATCGCCTATCGTCCGACTTGGAACGAAAACAGGATCGCAGCTATTACCTTGGTTTTGCGGTAGCATTTATGCGCTGACAGGCATATTTGTAGTCTCGCAGATTTTCCCCGTTTGGACGTTGCTAGTGTTAGCGACTTTGCCCCTTGCCTGGAAATTATGCACTCACGTCCAGCAGAATCACGATCAGCCAGAGAAAGTTAGCAACTGCAAATTTATCGCAGTAACCCTGCATTTTTGGAGTGGGTTACTGTTGGGATTAGGGTTTGTACTGCCATTTTAG